The Candidatus Manganitrophaceae bacterium genome segment GGTCAATTTGCCAGCGTTCCCGTTTTTTGATCAGATGAAAATCATAGCTCCCGACAAAGGTCCGGGTGTTCCGGCCGCTCGGATTGGGAAGGTAATGCAGGGCGATCGCATAGCAAAAGGCGGTCGCCTCGTCCCCCGTGACCCGCACGACGAAATTCCCCGCCTGATGGTGGATCGCCTTCAACGGCTTCAGCCCTTTTCTCCAACCATCGACGATCTCCTTCGGCGTCAGCGTCGCCGGCTTGCCCGGCGCCACCGAGGTCATATCGAAGTAAACCGCCGGCGCAAAACACTTCTTCACCCAAACCCAATCCCGCTGATCGGTCCCGATAAACAGGGCGTTGATCGTATCGATGATTTTTTCTTTTTCAACGATGTTTTGCAGTTCATCTTGCATTGCCGAACTCCTTTAACTCTGGGTAGAGGTAGTGAACCTCTCCTGAAAAAACTTGGCCTTTGACTTTAGTGCCCCTGCGAGGGCGGACGGTTCGGCCAGCCGAATATTGATCTAGCCATTTCTTGTCAGAAGGTGATCCCCCTCAATGCGCCTCGGCCCAATTCGCCGCCACCCCCACATCGACCTTCAACGGCGCTTTGAGCACCATCACCCCCTCCATCAACGCCGCCACTTTCTCCTTCATCAATGGAATTTCGCTCTCCGGCACCTCGAAGATCAATTCGTCATGCACCTGAAGGATCATCCGGCTCTTCACCTGGGCCTCCGCCATCCAGCGGGCGATGTCGATCATCGCCTTTTTGATGATGTCGGCGGCGGTTCCTTGAATCGGCGTGTTCACAGCGAGGCGCTCGCCGAGACTGCGGGTTTGGCTGTTGCGGCTGGAGAGCTCGGCGATTTGACGGCGCCGCCCAAAGAGGGTGGTGACGTAGCCCTGTTGCGTGGCGGTTTCGAGCATCTGGTCGATGAAGCGTTGGATTCCTTTATAGTTCTCGAAGTAGCGGTCGATGTAGCGCTTCGCCTCGAAGTGCGAGACGCCGAGGTTGGACGCCAGACCGAAGGGGCTGATTCCGTAGATGACGCCGAAGTTGACCGTCTTCGCGATCCGCCGCATCTCCGGGGTGATGTCGTCTTTGGGAAGGTTAAAGAGCTGGATCGCCGTCCGGGTGTGGACATCTTCGCCGGTGCGGAACGACTCGGTCAGCACCGGATCGTCCGACATGTGCGCGAGGATGCGCAGCTCGATCTGGTTGTAGTCGGCGGAGAGGAGCTGATAGCCCGGCTCGGCGGTAAAGGCCTGGCGAATGCGGCGGCCGAGCTCTCCCTTGATCGGGATGTTCTGGAGGTTCGGCTCTTTCGAAGAGAGCCGGCCGGTGGCGGCGATCGTCTGATTGAGCTGGGTGTGGACCCGTCCCGTTTCGGGATGAATCAGTTTGGGAAGGGCATCGACGTAGGTCGACTTCAGCTTCATCAGCTGCCGATTGTTCAAGATCTCGGCGGGAAGCTCGTGACGGACCGCCAGCTGGGTGAGCACCTCTTCATCGGTGGAGTAGCCGGTTTTGGTTTTCCGGATCGGCGGCAGCCCGAGCTTCACAAAAAGAACGTCGGCGAGCTGCTTCGGCGAGTTGATGTTGAACTCCCCGCCGGCGAGCCGGTAGATCCGCTCGGTCAGCTCGGCGAGCTTGACATCGAGCTCTTTGGAGATGTCGGAGAGGAGCCCGGCATCGACTTTCACCCCGGCCCGCTCCATCTCGGCCAACACCGGGACGAGCGGCATTTCCATATCGTTAAAGAGGGCGCTGAGCCCCTGCGCCTCCAGCAGCGGCGGGAGGAGCTCGGCCAACTTCAGGACCGCGTCGGCCCGCTGACAGAGATAAGGGGCGATCCGCTCGGCGTCGGACTGAAAAAGCGGCTGCGCTTTCGCCTGCTTGTCGCCGCCGGCCGCTTCGACGGCGGTGACCAATCGCTCTTTCAGATGCTCGAAGGCGACTGTCTCGAGTGCGTGATCACGGCGGCCGGGATTTAAAAGATACGAGGCGATCATCGTGTCGAACGCCGCACCCCGCAGGGGGATGCCGCGCCGCCCGAGGACGATCTCGGCCACTTTCAAATCATGACCGACCTTGACCACCTCCTTTGATTCAAGGAGCGCCCGAAGCGCCGGCGGGAGGGCCTCTCGATCGGCCAGCGGCACGTAGAAGGCTTTCCCCTTTTCCGAGGCGAAGGCGATCCCGACCGACTCGGCCCGCATCGGCTCCTCCGAGGTGGTCAGCAGCTCGAGGGCGACCCGGCCCTGCTTCTCGATCGCGGCGATCTCTTTCGCCAGGTCGGCCGGCTCGAGAATTCGATAGCCGGCCGCCAAGGTGGGGGGCGGGAGGGTGAGCCCTTTGAGGATGTTGGAAAACTCCAGCTCGTTGCAAAGGGGGATCAGCCTTTCAAAATCGGGCGACTGCATTTGAAAGCGCTCCGGATCGAAATCAACCGGGCAGTCGATGTGGATCACCGCCAACGAGCGGGAGAGGCGTGCCGTCTCCGCCTCGGCCTCCAACGTCTGCCGCAGCTTCGGTTTCTTCACCTGACCGAGGTTGGCCAGCAGGTTCTCGATCGTCCCGAACTGCTGGATCAGCTGGACCGCCGTCTTCTCCCCGATGCCATTCACGCCGGGAATGTTGTCGACCGAATCGCCCATCAACCCCATGATTTCGACCACCTGGGCCGGCTCCGCGCCGAACTTCTCACGAATTTCCTTCTCCGTATAGCTCTTCTCTTTCATCGTGTCGTAGACGGTGACGCCGGGCGAGATCAGCTGGAACATGTCTTTGTCGCCGGTCACAATCACCACCCGGAAGCCCTGCTCTTCGCCTTTCTTAGCGAGGGTGCCGATCAGATCGTCCGCCTCATAGCCGTCTCCCATGACGACCGGGATTCGAAACGCCTCAACCAATCGGTGGATGTAGGGAACCTGAAGCGAGAGCGCATCGGGCATCTCCGGTCGGTGGCTTTTATAATCTTGGTAGGCGGTATGGCGGAAGGTCGGGCTCTTTGTATCGAAAGCGATGGCGAGATAGTCGGGCTTTTTGTCTTTGATGATCTTGAGGAGCATCTGCATGAACCCATAGACCGCATTCGTCGGCAGACCGCTCGAGGTTGAGAGTTCCCGAATCCCAAAATAAGCCCGGTAGACGTAGGAACTTCCATCAATAATATAGAAAGTCGGCTTTGCCATAAATTTTCCTAAATTAAAATCTCTTCATCTTACAACGCGGCAGAAGAGGTGTCAATTTGAAGGCTGCGGGGATACATCTTTTGGAATAATACCATTGGATTAATTTAGGCATCCTCCTTTTGGTTACGTTGACTCGCTGTTCCTGAATTCTTTACGATGGAATGAAAGGGATGGATGTTCACTTCTTAGTCTTATTCCACTTCTAACGCAACGCCGCCTCTTAATTTGACCATCCTCCTTTCAGCTCTAAGTCAGCGAAGGGCCTTCGTGCAGGCCGGGGATCCATCTTTGATGAGGAGGCGTTCCCGGCCCATCATGGCAAGGTCCTTCGCTTTCCAAATTCAGTTGCAAATCTGGACGACCCTCCGCACCATGATTGTCAGAGGGTCGAAGGAGGCTTCGATGACGCCAACCAGAATCCACCCGGAAGACGAACCGATTTCACTCCAGGAGGCCACCCTCCCTGGGATGATCAGCGGCCTGATTGGAGCGTGTTTCACGGCGGCAATCGCCGGCCTCTTTGCCGAGACGCAGGGGGACTTTTGGAGACCGATGAAGGGGGTGGCGGCGACCTTCCTTGGAGACGCGGTGTCGGGCCGCCCCGGATTTCAGCCCGGGCCGGTCATGTTCGGCTTGATGGTTCATCTGATCTGGTCGCTGGTGTTGGGCATCTTCTTTGTCTGGCTGGGAGGATACCTCAGCCGCGGCGCGGCCCTCGGGTGGGGCCTTCTTTTCTCCCTTTCCGTTTGGGTGATCATGCAATTCGGGATTCTCCCGGTGATCAACCCGGCCCTCGCTGCCACCCCGCCGCTCCCATTTGCCGCCGTCCATGTCGCCTTCGGGATCAGCTTGGGAATCTATCCCCGCTTCTTAAAGACGGCGACAAAAGAGATCCCGGCCATTCACCGGAAAGCGGCATGATCTCTCTATTTTGATGATAAAGGTGAAACACATGGTCCGAGGGGTCATCTCAGACGTCGATGGAACACTGGTCGACAGCAACGATGCGCATGCGAGCGCCTGGGAGGAGGCTTTTCGTGAGTTTGGCCTCTCCATCCCCTGGGAAGAGATCCGCTCTCAGGTCGGAAGGGGGTCGGATCAGCTCCTGCCGGAATTTCTCTCTCCCGAACAGCTCTCCTCAATCGGGACACAAATTGACAAAAGGAAAAAAGAGGTCTTCCGAAAAGAATATTTTGACCAGATCAAACCCTTCCCGGGGGTCCTCCCCCTCTTCGAAAAGCTCTATCGAGACAAGAAGACGATCGTACTGGCCACCTCCGGCAGCGCGAACGAGACGCAGCACTACATTCGCCTCCTCGGAATCGAACGTTTTGTGCGGGATATCGTGACCGGCGATGATGTCGCCCGAACCAAGCCGCATCCCGATTTGTTTCACATCGCGCTCGATCGCTTCGGCTGGGACCCGGTGGAGGCGGTGGTCTTGGGCGACACGCCTTATGATATCGAAGCGGCCCAGAAAGTCGATCTTGCAACCATTGCCCTCTTAACCGGCGGCTTTTCAGAAGAAGCCCTCACCGCGGCGGGCGCCGCGGAGATCTATCGCTCTCTTCAGACTTTGTTAGAAAATTATGACGTCTCCTATTTGGGTAGAAATCATTCATTCAATGTGAAGTGAGGAGGTACCATAATGGCGCGCGTATTTGGGTACAGAAGGTCCTTTTTCCCCTCCGTTTTTCCATCACGCACCACCATGTTGTTGGCCGGTCTGACGGTTGGTATCTTGTTCGCCCCCCGTACCGGTCGAAGCACCCGGGCATTAATTAGCCAGAAATATCAATATTGGATGAGCACCCTCAGCGGCCTGTTGGAACAGCTCGCAGAGAAAACCCGCACCCAAAGCCGGCTCCAGGGGGTCACCTTCGAGACCCGTGAACGCTCGTTCTTTGAGGAGGCGATCGAGTCCGATGATATCGATGATATCCTGGAGCAGCGGGTCAAAGGAGAGCTCGGACGGTTCTTCAACCTCGTCAGCGTCGAGGTGTCGAGCCAGAATGGAATCATCACCCTTCGGGGCTCCATTCCCAACGAGCAGGAGCGGCAAAGCATCGTTGATATGGCAAAGAAGGTCCGAGGGGTCCGCGATGTAATCAGTGTCTTCTCCTAAGTGACGCCTCCGTCTCCCTCAT includes the following:
- a CDS encoding nuclear transport factor 2 family protein codes for the protein MQDELQNIVEKEKIIDTINALFIGTDQRDWVWVKKCFAPAVYFDMTSVAPGKPATLTPKEIVDGWRKGLKPLKAIHHQAGNFVVRVTGDEATAFCYAIALHYLPNPSGRNTRTFVGSYDFHLIKKRERWQIDLFKFNLKYIDGNLNLEKSQAGAA
- the polA gene encoding DNA polymerase I; its protein translation is MAKPTFYIIDGSSYVYRAYFGIRELSTSSGLPTNAVYGFMQMLLKIIKDKKPDYLAIAFDTKSPTFRHTAYQDYKSHRPEMPDALSLQVPYIHRLVEAFRIPVVMGDGYEADDLIGTLAKKGEEQGFRVVIVTGDKDMFQLISPGVTVYDTMKEKSYTEKEIREKFGAEPAQVVEIMGLMGDSVDNIPGVNGIGEKTAVQLIQQFGTIENLLANLGQVKKPKLRQTLEAEAETARLSRSLAVIHIDCPVDFDPERFQMQSPDFERLIPLCNELEFSNILKGLTLPPPTLAAGYRILEPADLAKEIAAIEKQGRVALELLTTSEEPMRAESVGIAFASEKGKAFYVPLADREALPPALRALLESKEVVKVGHDLKVAEIVLGRRGIPLRGAAFDTMIASYLLNPGRRDHALETVAFEHLKERLVTAVEAAGGDKQAKAQPLFQSDAERIAPYLCQRADAVLKLAELLPPLLEAQGLSALFNDMEMPLVPVLAEMERAGVKVDAGLLSDISKELDVKLAELTERIYRLAGGEFNINSPKQLADVLFVKLGLPPIRKTKTGYSTDEEVLTQLAVRHELPAEILNNRQLMKLKSTYVDALPKLIHPETGRVHTQLNQTIAATGRLSSKEPNLQNIPIKGELGRRIRQAFTAEPGYQLLSADYNQIELRILAHMSDDPVLTESFRTGEDVHTRTAIQLFNLPKDDITPEMRRIAKTVNFGVIYGISPFGLASNLGVSHFEAKRYIDRYFENYKGIQRFIDQMLETATQQGYVTTLFGRRRQIAELSSRNSQTRSLGERLAVNTPIQGTAADIIKKAMIDIARWMAEAQVKSRMILQVHDELIFEVPESEIPLMKEKVAALMEGVMVLKAPLKVDVGVAANWAEAH
- a CDS encoding HAD family hydrolase, coding for MIKVKHMVRGVISDVDGTLVDSNDAHASAWEEAFREFGLSIPWEEIRSQVGRGSDQLLPEFLSPEQLSSIGTQIDKRKKEVFRKEYFDQIKPFPGVLPLFEKLYRDKKTIVLATSGSANETQHYIRLLGIERFVRDIVTGDDVARTKPHPDLFHIALDRFGWDPVEAVVLGDTPYDIEAAQKVDLATIALLTGGFSEEALTAAGAAEIYRSLQTLLENYDVSYLGRNHSFNVK
- a CDS encoding BON domain-containing protein yields the protein MARVFGYRRSFFPSVFPSRTTMLLAGLTVGILFAPRTGRSTRALISQKYQYWMSTLSGLLEQLAEKTRTQSRLQGVTFETRERSFFEEAIESDDIDDILEQRVKGELGRFFNLVSVEVSSQNGIITLRGSIPNEQERQSIVDMAKKVRGVRDVISVFS